The Salvia splendens isolate huo1 unplaced genomic scaffold, SspV2 ctg829, whole genome shotgun sequence genomic interval TATAAAAGGTGGCAACGTGTATATCTTCAGTAAATCTTCACATAAACAAATCTTTGGTgcagtgtgtattgtgtatgtgTGCGTTTGCGTTTgcgtttgtgtttgtgtttgctgTGCTTGTGTGTGATATGATATCAATGGAAAGATCCATCATGATATATTACAGATCTTGTCTCCATCATTATCTTTTATTTAATCATCTGGATTTcctttgatttttgttttcaatttgcTTTCCGAGATTAGTTTGAGTAGTTAGTATTTGATATGATTTTGATTTGTTTACTTGCTTATCTTTAAGTTGATTTTTTTCCTAGTTGAGAGGTTTGTAGGAGTCCTATAAATAGCTTATCTTTGAAAGAGCTAGATACCTCATAAAATGAAGTGTTTAGGACGGTATCAACTGTAGGCCTCTTTTGAGGATTATTAGGTCTCTTCGGGGGATTGTTCTTTGAGTTTTAATTCAACTTTTCGTATTTTGCTTTCCTATGTTCTCATTATTTTTGTGTTGAACTGCCTTTACTCCATAACTGTGTATGTTGTGAGTGTGCAATCTTACATTCTAGAAAATATATAAACCAATGTACACACAACAACACTGCATGATGCATAAGGTGGCGGGAACATATATTAAGCATACAAACAAGTAAAACGAACCTTACGATGTAGTCTCCTACATTTTGTATTAGCCTATCATCCAAAATGTTAAGAACACTGGCCACCTAAATAAAACAAGAAACAGAATATGAGAAAATAACTAAAACGGGTCAGAATTAAGCAATCAAGCCTTGGTGAAAAATGCTTAATGATATTCAACAATGTTATGCAAATGCAACAGCAACAACAAATGGAATCCCAACTAGCCAATCAGCTAGGCATAGTTTGATTAGGATTTAAACCCCACAAGGTCAGAATAAATTAAGTAAAGGACCCAATAAATATGCTAACCAGCTAAGCACCAAAGACAGAGATGCTGTCAAAACTATGCTGGAAATGTTTTCTATTGAACTGTAAAGTAAAGACTTATTATATTACTACAAGATTATTAGTTCCTATCTCTGCTATATTGGTTACTTATACAGAACAAAATGTAAAATGCAAAGTTAAATTTGCATCTCAGTCCAAGGAAAAGTGAAAGGGTCACCACTAGTGAGGCCATCTAACAGCAAGAGTCAAATCACTAAGGAAATAAAGGGCATCTCATAGCATTCTTGAAAGATTGTTCGAGTGATTGAGCATTTCAACGGTAATTATCAagattattttcaagtttttaacTTACAGATATTGCAGTGTAGCAAGCCCGGACATCAACTTCTCCACCATCATGCATTCTGAGAGGAATTACTTTTAGACATACACAGAGACATAACACATAATGCAACGAAACGAATGAACTTTTGTACTCATAAACAGAGACATGACACATGATGTAGTGGCCAAGCAGGATACCCATGCATCTGACACTGGTCAGCAAATGTAACATACTGAAGCTCTATTGTAATGTTTGGATACGGAACAACAGTacttaatatataaatacacTCCTCTCCATTCAAAGAAACTACTATCAAAAAGCACTCAGGGGAACACTGTGCAGTACCTGAAGCCACCACTTGCAACTTTCATTCGCAACAGAAAATCATACAGCTTTTCTCTGCAAATATAAAATGATTGTAATGTAAAAACAATAGACATGGTATGCAATAAAGAGTCCAAAAAAAAGGTTGGCACCTATTTATTGATGATAGAGAATTCTGACCCCCCACGGTAATAAGTGCATTAACTGCAGCATAAGTTGTTGCAAGATGAGGCATCTGACAGTAGTAGGAAACAATCAATTAGTAACATGACAAGAATGGCAATAAGTTTCATTATAATCCTATCCTTAACCTGAGCTGCAAGTCTACCTGATTTTGGAAGATACTAGCCTATATTAattcttaaaatggaaaaaactcAAAACATAAGATATCCTACCTGACCTGGTCCACCACCATATCCACCATCTTGGTCCTGTATAAGACGTTAGCCAAATCTGAATCAGAAAAGTTGGACTGGAGATCTAGAAAAATAATAATGGTACTAAACAAAATTGATCACAGAAGTTAAAGTTTACAACATTGAACAACCAGCTCCTGTCtaaacacacaattgaataccTAGAGTAAAAAAATCAGAAGATTTTAAACATGCAGTGAAAGAAATGAGGAAATTCTGAGCTACTAGAATAGACTGGGGGAAGCATGACAGGGTCAAGAATAAAGCCTACATCCTTAAGGCAATTATACTAAAAGCCCAAGCCACATATGGCATGCAAATTGTGATTCTTTTTTCTGTCTGCGGTTCACATTTTAATTGATAAGGAGCTTTTAGATTCCGCCAAGagaaaaatcataattttatctTCAAAATCTttcaaatataatcaaaatgccCAACTTTCTGTCTCATTAGTTCAATAGCATTATTCTATTACATATTATGTCCGAAATAAGAGGGTTTCCAGAACTAGAAAGTGAGAAGTCAGTCATTTACTAGCATTCCACAATAAAAGAAACAGTTGCTACTCTGAGCAATATCGCTATGATCCTGAAAACAGTActgaatcaaatcaaatctaacCTGGCATCTGCTAAGAAAATCAATAAAGCCATTTTCCAATTTGTCGTCGACACAATCCCCCAACAAAGCAATCGATTGTATGATCCAATAGCAGAGCCAGGGTCGGCTACatatcaaaaaaatcaaaactttagCATACTATTCTTCAGAAAATAACAAATTTAGCAAAGCCCAAGGTCGACTACGTATCAGAAAATCATAACTTTAGCGCGATTAACTTCATAGCAAAACTGATCAAATAGCATAACTAACTGTACAATCTACAATAAAACAATCATAATCACAATTTGTTGCCACAAGACCTGCAGTTTTATATTTAAATCAAGTAATAACGAACACAAACGTAGCActgaaaacaaattaaaaaggcaGGCATACAAAATTCGAAAATAACTGTACTGAAAGATGAAGAAAGAGCGTACTTAGCATCCAAAACACAGAAGTTACGGCCGAGCTGCTTCAGACTTTCAGTAAGATACTCAATGTGATTCTCGCGCAGAACCTCGAACCTACAAATCACGTGTCAACATACACACGAAATCAGATTGAATTCAAGTAAGGAACTTCAGGTATTGATTTCAATCAATAATTTGAATTTTCGATACAGAAACCCTAGCTGTAAGGAGTAGTGGGGAACTCACTTGATAGATTGAGCATGGGGAGGAAGGCGATAGACAATATCGTAAAGTCGGAAACATTGATTCTGTACCATCCATTGATCTTCCTGTGATGTAGTTCCCTTCATCAAATTCTCCCTCGCCATCACAGTGGTGGCGGCGGTGCTCTGTTGCGGTGTTGATGCTGCAGTTTGAGTTTGGCCGTTTTAAATATACTCTCttcacacttttcattttaggctaTAAATTTGtcattgattttttagtgtaattaaattagaattttaaatgtAATGAAACATCACttgagctcttaacttaatctaacatattaattaaatgcattaattttaacttaaactataaatagtgtaaggagtttgtgacgagcAGAAAAACAACactgcaagtaacatgggacggagagagtattatttttaattaaaaataagtaTGAATTGGAGAAAAATTTATGcaatttaatcaatttttagTAATTCTATAACTTTAAAAGGTAGTAAGTAATACTGTAAATTATATGGCTTGCTCAATTGTTTTAGATTAAAGTAGGCAAAACACATCCTTAAATCCTTGTACTTTGATCGTCTATTTCAATAGATCTTTATACATTTTTTTCGTTTTAATAAGtccttatatttttatattcgatatattTCAGTCCTTATTTAACGGAACCGTTACCTTTTCCGTTATAAAATAACAcatcatatattaattatttattccacataatatcctaattgaaaaatatcaacataacataaatattattaaaaaaagacaaaaataaaatttatatcatTGGAactaaatattaaattaattaatattcaaactTGAATCAAATAACCTACGCATATATCACTCTTCTTTAAGGAGTTACAACTCTTATaatcaaacaacaaatttcTTCGTCTTTGTGAACCATTTtaggttttatttttaaattatttgtttttgtctttttttatatttatgttatgttgatatttttcaactaagatattaggtggaatatatttaaataattaatacatAATGTGTTATTTTATAACGGAAAAATTAATGATTCCGTTAAATAAGAATTGAaatatatcgaatataaaaGTACAAGGACTTATTAAAACGGAAAAATTGTATAAGGATCTATTGAAATAAACAATCTAAGTACAAGGACTTAATGATGTGTTTTGCcattaaagtaagagaaattgaagaaggaaaattattcaatttagttaatttttagtaaattcacaattttaataaatacttTCCATATACTGTACATGTTTCTGGTAtatttataatcatttaaaatttgaaattaaagtaTTCAAAAATTTTAAGATTATTTAAAACTTGCTATAATTATAGCATACATGATACTCTTATGACTAATTTGATACATTCGCAATATACAATAAATTCAATATGAAATAATTGGATGGCAATCTGAGTAGAAATTAAGACGATTGTGATTGGTGTCTTAAAGCAAAACATTGCATTCAAATTGCAAGTTGTCAATTTTGCCACGACTTAGTTTTTAGCGCTTTGGCATCAATAAGATTATCCTTTAATTTACATAATAAACAGACAAACACATAAATGATGATAAGTTTGTAATGTCTTTTAGTTGGTTTTTATATAGCACGTGAAATAGCCTTAAAGTgatgcaataaatcattttaaatTATTCTAGATAAGTGTAGATTAAAACACACACATTTGAATCATTAATATACTAGTAGATTGAAAAAATGTACAGATAAGTATGAgtagataattttttttatttttttatatatagacaTAATAATGTGCAGATTATCGCTCTTGTCGCTTGGCCCATTGCTCATCGTGAATTCATCAGTGGCGGCCATACATAGCCTTGTTGGATAAAttcttaaatttttatttaaattttttatgatGTACATCTAAAGATGGCTTTTGACTGAACAAAGAGGTTGTGCGATTCAATTTGATTTCTAAAACAGAAACCCCCTACTTAACCCAAGTAATTTTATGCTCCAACCACATAATATGATcgattatattttgaattgatttaaaattatattcgTATTCATCCGttgtagtatttcttttttggtCATCATATTATAGTTGAACATTTTATCCTTTTAACAAAATTCAACACACACAATGTCGCTTACTTTATTGTATTTTACTTTCTCAAACTTTAATCTATTAttcattatctattttattcttttcaatttaattaattaataattttttaaaatttttatatccAAAAGAAACTACGGATAATAACTACTTTTCCATTCAATTAAAAATGATTAGTATTCTCTTTTGGAGTTTCCACCTAAACTGATTTGTTTcattttaagtaaaaataacaacaattttatCCTTATCCTATCTTTAtctatcaattttaatttatctaaattaaacTTACAAATggaggagtattattttcttaaatcttgtggCTAAAAGAAATGGTATTTTATTAGGACTTATCAATACCAATAAGATCTAAATATTTCAAAAAGATAATTCCTTTATTTTATTAGTGCTGAGTTgtgctcttttattttttaacaaaattcaaaatatttaatatttttattttattcattttagtaatttaatttcGCATAATTTATTCATCATTCTCTAAGAAATATTATGAGATTAGGCCATCCGTAATTGCGCCTAGcgtcggcgctaggcggtccattgcaaccgcccaaCGGATTTCGGAAAtaaaaaccgccgagcgctcggcggtttcgcggcgctaggcggtgcgctgggcgatccgctcggcgctattgcagcgcccggatcgcctagcgcaccgccgaGCTGAGTATTCTctttatcttaatttctgtataagatcaacaccgagaaatgagtaacgccggtggtagtagtggtggtagtggtagggatgctgaggagtacgatcgtataatgaacgaaaggctagaggcctatacgaaccgtgagattgatcaatggatgcagagggccttgcagtcggcggtacctcgacctcgcccAATGGTCCACCGCCGACaagtgattgatcgtgatcacgtagctgcacatcagcgcctatacgaataCTACTTCGCAGAgaagccgcggttcaacgccaaccatttcaggcgccgttttagaaTGAGCAGGGccatgtttatgcgtattgttaacactttggagcatcgatatctgtatttccgcttcaggcacgatgcggctgccagacccggccacacacctattcaaaagtgcaatacggcaatccggcagttggcctacggaggcgcggcagacatgtgggacgagtacctccacatcggtgagacgactgcccttgaatgtatgaagtatttttgtctgggcgtgattgaaatattcaatGATCaataccttcgaagccctacccccgaataCTGCCAGGATCttttgcggatgcacggggaacagCATAGGTtcccggggatgttaggcagcatagattgtatacattgggagtggaagaactgtcccgcttcctggaaggggttctacacgaccggatacaagggaaagaatcccacgatgatcctcgaggccgtagctgattaccggctgtggatttgacatgcgtattttgggatagccggttcgaacaacgacctcaacgtcctcaactcgtcgccccttttcaacgagcagtgtcagggcgtcggtccggccatcagttttgtcgccaacgacaaccaacatgatatggcTACTATTTgacggatgggatataccctaggtttcccgtctttgtgaagacgatccgatgcgcatcagatgagaggaaggcctactttgcggcacggcaggagtcggcgcgcaaggacgtggagcgcgcatttggtgtgctccagtctcgatgggcggcagttaggggtccaacgcgtttgtggcatatcgactgcattgctgatataatgtacgcatgtattatcatgcacaacatgattgtcgaagatgaaggtgtacaactgactagttggaccaacgacgataatgaagccggtccaagccacggcgtggccgcccccaacgtacggagtggggtacctcacgatgaagacggccgcctccaagcacatgccgacatgccccaaacggaggctcatattcgactccaaaaggatttaattgaagagttatgggcgcggaggactgcacggcattagttttttttgttaattatgtaattttttttaattaatgtactttttaaaattttaataatattattgaattttctcgtatctgtgtcgtaaatttaattctgtattttgtgtgattactaattatttgttttatataattttgagtgatgtggttaggctatggctgggctatggacgggctatttgcttgttttgctGACGTGAcagaaggatttttagtgctgataatATGGTAGAAGGAATTTGTGGCTAGATTAtagctgggctattgcttggcTAGATTATAGCTTCAAGGCAAACGTCCATTATTGCCCACCTTTCCAACTCGCTATCTATAAAGTCAGCTACTCTCACTTACTCCTCGCTCATCTCTTCTCTCCCGTTCGCCACCATACGGTGCTCTCTGATCACTCTCTGTTTCTCTCCGATAGTTTAAGATCTGAACATCTGAGATGGCTTTGAAACGCGTTGGTTCCTCTGCAGTTCGCGCGCTTACCTCTTCAGCTGCCTCTTCAGCTTTCACCAGACACCTCCACGTAAGCTGATCTCTCCAAATTTAAGATCATTTTATGATATCGCTTTTCCCACTCTATTCAATAATTCCATGGAAAAATTGTGCTAGCTAATCTCGTGTTCGTGAACGATttcttttgaattttaattttcctCTTTTATGATTTTATCCTAATTAATCGTGGGAAAATTAAACATTTTCTTTTCGCTTGGAAGATAATTGTATAGAGTATAACGAAGACTCTTTGGAGTTTGGACATTGACACTTCACGCTATTTGTGTGTACCTTGACGACGACGTATTTTGTCATATTATGGCGTGGCAACTTCAGCCAATAACTATAAGTCTGCTCCTTAGTTTGGCGTGCCCATTCTATCTAATTTAACGTTTTTTGAGGTgatatgtttattttttatggagtatttattttaaataagagaATATAATAGATTCAATATTACAATTGTTCTTTTGTAAAAGAAAATTTAGGGGTTTGGTTTCATTGTGATTTCTTCGATTTCGATCcgttggattttatttttgcgtgattataattattactactactactactatttctaTTTCAAATACTAGTATATGTTTAATCTCAATCGTTGTAAGCCttttagtagtagtaaaaaataaCACGGCATTGAATGTTGGTGGGTCAGGTGCTTTACCTTTAATTAGGTGATGGCAATTACATTAcagaaaataaatcaatttaagGGATTAAAATTTATTGGGATGCatcatccccaattaatttgtgCCCCACTTAATTGCCACATCAAATTTCATTCCcaattttgtttctttattacTCTTGAGTTTTATTTCACTTTGGTTATACTCTTACTAGCTTTTAATTCTCAAATGCTGGGGTTGatcttattataatttttaattattaaaataattactgTTATGTTGTACTCCTTCCGTATAGTAGTACAAACGAGGCACACAATCAATGTGGTGGTGGTGACAACATGGATAAATGTCCATTGATATCCTAGAATCCAACAAACTAACAAAGTCACTAACATTAATTTACTAGGTAATAATGTCTTGAGAAGTTTTCAGCTTGATCATGTCATGTGTGTTATGTCTGCACAGGCTTCTCCTGGCAGCAAGAAAATTGTGGGCGTCTTCTACAAGGCAAACGAGTATGCTTCGTTGAATCCGAATTTCCTAGGCTGTGCTGAGAATGCATTGGGCATACGCGAATGGCTCGAATCCCAGGGTCACCAGTACATAGTTACCCCGGACAAAGATGGCCCTAACTGCGGTAACCAACAACCTTAAACTCGTCGAAAACATTATGTCTTGGTTCCAACATTATGGTGAAATGTCTTTGTTTTAGAAGTGGATTCATGTGATAGAATATGACATGGCATTTTGTTTCTGGTGTCTGAATGTCTGAAAATGCAGAGCTCGACAAGCATATACCCGACCTGCACGTGCTGATTTCGACTCCCTTCCACCCTGCATATGTAACCGCGGAGAGAATCAAGAAGGCGAAGAACCTGCAGCTTCTGCTGACCGCTGGCATTGGCTCGGACCACATTGATCTCAAGGCTGCTGCTGAAGCTGGGCTGACGGTGGCTGAAGTCACCGGGAGCAACACTGTCTCTGTTGCTGAAGACGAACTCATGAGGATCCTCATCCTCGTCCGGAACTACCTGCCTGGATACCACCAGGTCATCAGTGGCGAATGGGACGTCGCTGCCATTGCTCATCGAGCCTATGACCTCGAAGGCAAGACTGTTGGAACGGTTGGAGCTGGGCGAATAGGCCGGCTTTTGCTCCAGAGGCTGAAGCCTTTCAACTGCAATCTCCTCTACCATGATCGCCTCCAGATGGATCCGAAGCTCGAGAGTGAGATAGGAGCTACGTTCGAGGAGGATCTCGATGCAATGCTGCCCAAGTGTGACATCATTGTCATCAACACTCCTCTCACTGAGAAAACAAAGTGAGTTTGATTCATCTCATTTCTTGATTTTGCTTTGTAGAAAACTTCATGATGAATCTTCTCTTATCTTTTGTAGAGGAATGTTTGACAAAGAAAAGATAGCAAAGCTGAAGAAGGGTGTTCTGATTGTGAACAACGCTAGAGGTGCGATCATGGACACTCAAGCAGTTGTCGATGCTTGTTCAAGTGGCCACATTGGAGGTACAAGAAGTAGCCATTTACACTGGTTTCAATTCTCTCTTTACACTGATGTTGGATATATGTTAATTTACCGGTTAATTTATATCAGGTTATAGCGGGGATGTTTGGTACCCACAGCCAGCTCCGAAGGATCATCCGTGGAGGTACATGCCAAACCAGGCCATGACCCCTCATATATCCGGGACTACAATAGATGCACAGGTAAGATACTATTCGTGATCTCGTACATATATTTTATTCCAAAGCGTTGCTAAACTACAATGGTCGTGGGGATGCAGCTACGCTACGCTGCTGGAACGAAGGACATGTTGGATAGGTATTTCAAGGGTGAGGATTTTCCAGCACAGAATTACATCGTCAAGGACGGAGAACTGGCGAGCCAGTACCGGTAGACGAGGCTGCCTGCCTTCGTTTGTGCAACGTTGCTGTTCCTG includes:
- the LOC121791490 gene encoding formate dehydrogenase, mitochondrial, with protein sequence MALKRVGSSAVRALTSSAASSAFTRHLHASPGSKKIVGVFYKANEYASLNPNFLGCAENALGIREWLESQGHQYIVTPDKDGPNCELDKHIPDLHVLISTPFHPAYVTAERIKKAKNLQLLLTAGIGSDHIDLKAAAEAGLTVAEVTGSNTVSVAEDELMRILILVRNYLPGYHQVISGEWDVAAIAHRAYDLEGKTVGTVGAGRIGRLLLQRLKPFNCNLLYHDRLQMDPKLESEIGATFEEDLDAMLPKCDIIVINTPLTEKTKGMFDKEKIAKLKKGVLIVNNARGAIMDTQAVVDACSSGHIGGYSGDVWYPQPAPKDHPWRYMPNQAMTPHISGTTIDAQLRYAAGTKDMLDRYFKGEDFPAQNYIVKDGELASQYR